One Aegilops tauschii subsp. strangulata cultivar AL8/78 chromosome 7, Aet v6.0, whole genome shotgun sequence genomic window carries:
- the LOC109776448 gene encoding uncharacterized protein, with amino-acid sequence MPSGGRRLPPWTSPRGAAEAVPQRCSPCTPAGSGNHFTPPLSAGCCSYRVTPPVSGGGCPRPPRAPPAVDSPYLRAKQAQLIEKDPNKAVPLFWAAINSGERIESALKDMATVLKQANRAEEAVEAIRSFRHRCPNEAQESLDNILLDLYKKCGRTKEQIEMLTLKLRMVDEDLASGRWKAKLSKSHGRVVYLSLRDEKARLLGNLAWAYMQSENYEEAEMLYRQALAMEADYNKECNLAICLMKMGKVAEAKYLLQPIPYNCKDENHLRSFARATEMLRELESQTLPSPITQMKSKDSQILLAADVESLEYLHPQIFSSSSTQLNYEELQASVSVDTEKREDCNSQVLPSPVTQLKREGPQIMVATDGEKNGQSLQEYQYLSRLFNDAATPQSQLEKLRKRLVRKDRPNFSTQNQVQTPSSAECLPNPNGAMDASENPVQEGKGLVDGGRKAWADMVEEDEQQLGDGKNTSAQGESSKDASEQREKTSSPSQGSSSLKTPVAGVPRQSSSAGSWRRNDSRMSTDENVNRKFARTAPAWKQQKVQDHSNRVCQMLNTMHLNEKAQGTKQTPWRSSAAQRSLFHSHAPFGDNGHSQGTNHTEATNRWPKNAASTRPWRPQNRLRVFQEITNEMKQNVA; translated from the exons ATGCCGAGCGGGGGTAGGCGGCTGCCGCCGTGGACGTCGCCGAGGGGCGCGGCGGAGGCGGTACCGCAGAGGTGTAGCCCCTGCACCCCCGCCGGTTCCGGGAACCACTTCACTCCGCCCTTGAGCGCCGGCTGCTGCTCCTACCGCGTCACCCCGCcggtgagcggcggcgggtgTCCCCGGCCGCCGAGGGCGCCGCCGGCGGTCGATTCCCCGTACTTGAGGGCGAAGCAGGCGCAG TTAATTGAAAAGGATCCAAACAAGGCAGTTCCATTGTTCTGGGCAGCTATTAACAGTGGTGAACGAATTGAGAGTGCACTGAAGGATATGGCTACTGTACTAAAACAAGCAAATCGGGCTGAAGAAGCCGTCGAAGCGATAAGATCCTTCCGTCACCGTTGTCCAAATGAAGCTCAAGAGTCTCTTGACAATATTCTTCTTGACCTATACAAG AAATGCGGTAGGACAAAAGAACAGATTGAAATGCTGACATTGAAGCTGAGAATGGTTGACGAGGATCTAGCTTCTGGCCGGTGGAAAGCAAAGCTGTCTAAATCTCATGGAAGAGTAGTCTATCTCTCTCTGAGGGATGAAAAGGCAAG GTTGTTGGGTAACCTCGCCTGGGCCTATATGCAGTCTGAAAACTATGAGGAGGCTGAAATGCTCTACAG GCAAGCTCTTGCTATGGAAGCTGATTATAACAAAGAGTGTAATTTAGCCATCTGCTTGATGAAGATGGGAAAGGTAGCTGAAGCTAAATACCTTCTCCAACCTATACCTTACAactgcaaagatgaaaaccattTGAGATCTTTTGCACGGGCTACTGAAATGCTTAGGGAACTTGAGTCACAAACACTCCCTTCTCCCATAACTCAGATGAAGTCTAAAGATTCACAGATTTTACTTGCTGCTGATGTGGAGAGTCTTGAATATCTACATCCACAAATATTCTCTAGTTCTTCAACTCAACTGAATTATGAAGAACTGCAAGCTTCAGTTTCGGTGGATACAGAGAAGCGTGAGGATTGCAACTCACAAGTGCTTCCATCTCCGGTAACTCAGTTGAAGCGTGAAGGACCACAAATTATGGTTGCTACTGATGGAGAGAAGAATGGACAAAGTCTGCAGGAGTACCAATATCTTTCAAGACTGTTCAATGATGCTGCCACACCACAGTCTCAACTTGAGAAACTACGAAAGCGGCTGGTAAGAAAGGACAGACCAAATTTCAGCACACAGAATCAAGTTCAAACTCCTAGCTCAGCTGAATGCCTGCCAAACCCTAATGGTGCCATGGATGCTAGTGAGAACCCTGTGCAAGAGGGGAAGGGTTTGGTTGATGGTGGTAGAAAAGCATGGGCTGACATGGTGGAGGAGGATGAACAGCAGCTGGGCGATGGCAAGAACACTAGCGCGCAAGGTGAGAGCAGCAAGGATGCAAGTGAGCAGAGGGAGAAAACATCATCACCTTCTCAAGGAAGCAGCAGCCTCAAAACCCCGGTCGCGGGTGTTCCGCGACAAAGTTCATCTGCAGGTTCATGGAGACGTAACGACTCCAGAATGTCGACAGATGAGAACGTGAACCGGAAGTTTGCTAGGACAGCTCCAGCGTGGAAGCAGCAGAAGGTTCAAGATCACAGCAATCGAGTCTGCCAAATGCTCAATACGATGCATCTCAATGAGAAAGCTCAAGGCACCAAGCAAACACCATGGAGAAGCAGTGCAGCTCAGCGTTCACTTTTCCACAGTCATGCACCATTCGGTGACAATGGACACTCTCAGGGTACCAATCACACGGAGGCCACTAACCGGTGGCCGAAGAACGCGGCGAGCACAAGACCGTGGAGGCCACAGAACCGCTTGCGGGTCTTCCAGGAAATCACAAATGAGATGAAGCAAAATGTTGCATAG